The Leptospira sp. WS60.C2 genome includes the window GGAGTCTATTCCTTGGGGCTTGATCCATTCACCCAAACAAAAATAGAATACTTTGTCGTGTTCTTGACACCTGTTTGGTTATTGTTGTTCACGGATTTATTTTTTAGGGCAAAGATCAGTATTGTTTCAAAAGTTTACTTTTTGTTTAGTTTGGTCCTATCAATTGTTCAGATTTTTGTGAATCGTGCCACTTCTGTCACCATACTCAGAGTTTGGCAGATGGCGGTTTTGGTATTTGGTGGGATTATTCTTTATCTCATTATCTCTGCTGTTCGTGCCAAAAGTAAAGACGCTAAGCGCTTGTTAATTGGTGTATTGTTTTTATTGGGAACCGGAACTTGGGATATCCTAGGTGCTTCTGGAATGTTACCTATTCAGAATCTCAACTTATTACGGTTTGGATTTTTAGTTTTTGTTTTGGGAATTGCAGTTGTACTGGCCAATCGATTTTTGCGAGTCCATAAGCAAGTTGAAGAGCTCAATTTGAGTTTAGAGAAAAAAGTAGAAGAGCGAACAAACGAATTACAGAACACCCTTACCAAAGTCCAAGAACTCAAAATCCAACAGGATGGTGATTATTTTTTAACTTCATTATTACTTGATCCACTCAGCCAAACTAAGGTGGCTTCAACTCAGGTGGTTCTCCAATCCTATGTAAAACAAAAAAAGGAATTTGAGTTTCGAGGGAAAAAAAGAGAAATCGGTGGAGATATCATTATCAGTGATAACATCACGTTAAATGGAAAATCTTATCTTGTCTTCATTAACGGAGATGCCATGGGTAAGTCCATCCAAGGCGCTGGCGGAGCCTTAGTTCTAGGAGTTGTCTTTTTATCTTTTATCAAACGTACACAGATGATTTTAGAAAACCAAAACAAATCTCCAGAACGTTGGATCAAAGAATGTTTTTATGAACTTCAAACTATTTTTGAGTCATTCGATGGTTCGATGTTAGTTTCTGTTGTCTTGGGTCTTGTGGAAGAAGATACTGGAGTTCTGTATTATCTGAATGCGGAACATCCCTGGACCGTTTTGTATCGTGATGGTATGGCTTCCTTTATCGAAGAAGAATTGGAACTCAGAAAAATCGGAACGAAAGGTATGGAAGGCGATGTTCGAGTTCGAATTTTTCCATTAGAAACGGGAGATGTTTTATTTATTGGATCAGATGGTAGAGATGATTTAGTATTAGAGGAATCTGGTGATGGGAATCGCCTCATCAATGAAGATGAAACCAAGTTTTTAGAAGTGGTAAAGAAATCCAACGGGAATTTGGATTCAATTGTTCAAAATTTATTGGATGTCGGCGGTTTTTCTGATGACCTAACACTCCTTCGGTTAGAATGGCTTGGCTCTTTCAAACGTGTCTCCAAGGATACTTTATCCAATTTGTCGTCTGATGATTATTTATATACCAAAATCAAATCCTTATTGGAACTTGGGAACGGCGAAGAAGCCTTTCAAAATATTGAATCTTTATTATCAAAC containing:
- a CDS encoding SpoIIE family protein phosphatase translates to MKKISTSTFVFLFVSLSLSALPIDLTKNWYVTKGFVKSENPDHKTWKTLESLPLATILPQFDWEIGKLRKITMAKSFLLSPTDFQKVEDDAFSLHLPYVSNYYEVYINGKLVTSNGNIKEDFIEKSGYRRHILVRLKRNLLNVGQNQIRILVAAEEGEELNVYKLFNDFSANIDLASEHLVIQDEYGTYMLLFLYFFVGIYHGLFYWKRRQESYNLYYALFSIFLAIYMIFRSQGVYSLGLDPFTQTKIEYFVVFLTPVWLLLFTDLFFRAKISIVSKVYFLFSLVLSIVQIFVNRATSVTILRVWQMAVLVFGGIILYLIISAVRAKSKDAKRLLIGVLFLLGTGTWDILGASGMLPIQNLNLLRFGFLVFVLGIAVVLANRFLRVHKQVEELNLSLEKKVEERTNELQNTLTKVQELKIQQDGDYFLTSLLLDPLSQTKVASTQVVLQSYVKQKKEFEFRGKKREIGGDIIISDNITLNGKSYLVFINGDAMGKSIQGAGGALVLGVVFLSFIKRTQMILENQNKSPERWIKECFYELQTIFESFDGSMLVSVVLGLVEEDTGVLYYLNAEHPWTVLYRDGMASFIEEELELRKIGTKGMEGDVRVRIFPLETGDVLFIGSDGRDDLVLEESGDGNRLINEDETKFLEVVKKSNGNLDSIVQNLLDVGGFSDDLTLLRLEWLGSFKRVSKDTLSNLSSDDYLYTKIKSLLELGNGEEAFQNIESLLSNESLNDDVRINLIREKSRISLLLKKFDVAVESLESIFPFFVTDNEILLQLSFAYRKSKNFKKAIEIGERLRARDPRHIRNLINLVECYRLIGNLERAKKIFYRLLMIAPDHPQVNKLRETNGF